In Kitasatospora sp. NA04385, a single genomic region encodes these proteins:
- a CDS encoding PP2C family protein-serine/threonine phosphatase gives MRRRLAGLLGEWRTGHLMVLLPLGLIVLISALDISLSPNIHLGPLLVVAPAITPSFAGTRLTVLIGVLALIAQAVIAVLHGGLFTSNHQAQLAALTVVTCVIVAYTRIRERHGRELDRVRTVSDAVQRVMMRPLPDRAGPLRIATRYLAADDEANVGGDLYAAVRTPHATRLLIGDVRGKGLAAVGDAAALLGAFRELAHQHEDPGALADALEVSYRRHLAELAASGQDGQGGPDVQDVEENFTTALVLDLPDDRPTVRIADCGHPPPLLLAPAGVRPLPLRRTAPPLGMSALGPVERRTEEFDFPPGSTLLLHTDGVTEARDTAGTFYPLPVRAATLPADTPAILLDALCEDLLAHVGGRLPDDAAMVAVTRE, from the coding sequence GTGCGGCGGAGACTGGCGGGCCTGCTGGGCGAGTGGCGTACCGGACACCTGATGGTGCTGCTGCCGCTCGGCCTGATCGTGCTGATCTCCGCCCTCGACATCTCGCTCTCCCCGAACATCCACCTCGGCCCGCTGCTGGTCGTCGCCCCCGCCATCACCCCGTCCTTCGCGGGCACCCGGCTGACCGTCCTCATCGGCGTCCTCGCCCTGATCGCCCAGGCCGTCATCGCCGTCCTGCACGGCGGCCTGTTCACCTCCAACCACCAGGCCCAGCTGGCCGCGCTCACCGTGGTGACCTGCGTCATCGTCGCCTACACCCGCATCCGCGAACGCCACGGCCGCGAACTCGACCGGGTCCGCACCGTCTCCGACGCCGTCCAGCGCGTCATGATGCGACCGCTCCCCGACCGCGCCGGGCCGCTGCGGATCGCCACCCGCTACCTCGCCGCCGACGACGAGGCCAACGTCGGCGGCGACCTGTACGCCGCCGTCCGCACCCCGCACGCCACCCGCCTGCTGATCGGCGACGTCCGGGGCAAGGGCCTGGCCGCCGTCGGCGACGCCGCCGCGCTGCTCGGCGCGTTCCGCGAACTCGCCCACCAGCACGAGGACCCCGGGGCGCTCGCCGACGCGCTCGAAGTCTCCTACCGCCGCCACCTCGCCGAACTCGCCGCCAGCGGTCAGGACGGTCAGGGCGGCCCGGACGTTCAGGATGTCGAGGAGAACTTCACCACCGCGCTGGTCCTCGACCTCCCCGACGACCGCCCCACCGTCCGGATCGCCGACTGCGGACACCCCCCACCGCTGCTGCTCGCCCCCGCCGGCGTCCGCCCGCTGCCGCTGCGCCGCACCGCCCCGCCGCTCGGCATGAGCGCCCTGGGCCCGGTCGAGCGCCGCACCGAGGAGTTCGACTTCCCGCCCGGCAGCACCCTGCTGCTCCACACCGACGGCGTCACCGAGGCCCGCGACACCGCCGGCACTTTCTACCCCCTGCCCGTTCGGGCCGCCACCCTTCCCGCCGACACCCCCGCGATCCTGCTGGACGCCCTGTGCGAGGACCTCCTCGCCCACGTCGGCGGCCGCCTGCCGGACGACGCGGCGATGGTCGCGGTCACGCGCGAGTAG
- a CDS encoding Gfo/Idh/MocA family protein: MQPITDRPIRWGILATGGIATSFVEDLAAVPGAEAFAVASRRQETARAFAERHGIAQAYGSWQELAADPEVDVVYVATPHAAHHAATALLLEAGKAVLCEKPFTLNSAQAAELVALARKREVFLMEAMWTYLDPTVRRIAELAADGAIGEVRSVQAEFGFTAEEDPAHRLWDPAAGGGALLDLGVYPVAFAQLLLGAPESVQAWARLTDLGVDANTGILLGHPGGATALLSCSLDVQCGQRASVQGSTGRIEIDRDFFHPAGFTLHRDGAEPEVFTAPAKAGHGYGPEAAEVMRCLRAGETESPLVPLDSTLSVMRTLDAVRERIGVRYPGE, encoded by the coding sequence GTGCAGCCGATCACCGACCGCCCGATCCGCTGGGGGATCCTCGCCACCGGTGGGATCGCCACCTCCTTCGTGGAGGACCTGGCGGCCGTCCCGGGGGCGGAGGCCTTCGCCGTGGCCTCGCGGCGGCAGGAGACCGCCCGGGCCTTCGCCGAGCGGCACGGCATCGCGCAGGCGTACGGCAGCTGGCAGGAGCTGGCGGCCGACCCCGAGGTCGACGTGGTCTACGTGGCGACCCCGCACGCCGCGCACCACGCCGCGACCGCGCTGCTGCTGGAGGCGGGCAAGGCGGTGCTGTGCGAGAAGCCGTTCACGCTGAACTCCGCCCAGGCCGCCGAGCTGGTCGCGCTCGCCCGCAAGCGCGAGGTCTTCCTGATGGAGGCGATGTGGACGTACCTGGACCCGACGGTGCGCCGGATCGCCGAGCTGGCCGCGGACGGGGCGATCGGTGAAGTCCGTTCCGTGCAGGCCGAGTTCGGGTTCACCGCGGAGGAGGACCCGGCCCACCGGCTGTGGGACCCGGCGGCGGGCGGCGGCGCCCTGCTCGACCTCGGGGTGTACCCCGTCGCGTTCGCCCAACTGCTGCTCGGCGCACCGGAGTCGGTGCAGGCCTGGGCCCGGCTGACCGACCTCGGGGTGGACGCCAACACCGGCATCCTGCTCGGCCACCCGGGCGGCGCGACCGCGCTGCTGTCCTGCTCGCTCGACGTGCAGTGCGGCCAGCGCGCCTCCGTCCAGGGCAGCACCGGCCGGATCGAGATCGACCGGGACTTCTTCCACCCGGCCGGGTTCACCCTGCACCGGGACGGCGCCGAGCCCGAGGTCTTCACCGCCCCCGCGAAGGCCGGGCACGGCTACGGGCCGGAGGCGGCCGAGGTGATGCGCTGCCTGCGGGCCGGCGAGACGGAGTCCCCGCTGGTGCCGCTGGACTCCACGCTGTCCGTGATGCGCACCCTGGACGCCGTCCGGGAACGGATCGGGGTCCGCTACCCGGGCGAGTGA
- a CDS encoding FAD-binding and (Fe-S)-binding domain-containing protein: MASDLARALAAAVRGEVRFDAAERAVYGQDASNYRQVPRGVVKPADREDVREALRVCREYGVPVVARGSGTSIGGQAIGPDAVVLDFRRHLGRVLEVDPERRTARVEPGTVLDELQRAARPFGLRFGPDPSTHSRCTIGGMIGNDACGSHSLAWGRTSDNLHALDLLLADGTELSVTGPLPPAERAALAAVPGRAGRLYRELQALAADNLALLRRAMPVLPRRGSGYPLDALLPERGHDLVRAVTGTEGTCALLLGATVRLVPEPAARALVVAGYPDETAAADAVPALLPLAPLTCEGMAADLVAALLASGPRPPVLDRLPDGACWLFLETGGATPAEAADRARQLADAVRRERAATVALVTDPGEQRALWTIREAGAGIVTRLPPGPDGRPGGAAWPGWEDSAVPVEQLGSYLRQLRSLLKRHGLRGVPYGHFGEGCVHLRLDFPLRERPQAFREFMTEAADLVVAHGGSLSGEHGDGQARAELLPRMFPPQVIELFARFKRIWDPDGLLNPGLLVDPRPLDADLRFPGRELPLTLAYPEDGGSLRSAVHRCVGVGKCVDTSSGVMCPSYMVTGEERHSTRGRARLLGEMLRGELVADGWRSPEVREALDLCLGCKGCASDCPVHVDMATYRSEFLYHHYRFRPRPAAHLSFGWLPLWLRLAHLAPRAANAVLRGRFSAPVLKRLGGVDRRRALPALPQRRFGAWFRDHRAAHPADPDAPAVLLWPDSMSELLDPAPARAAVLVLERLGFRVVLPSGPVCCGLTLIASGQLGLARRVVARSLRNLGELPPDLPVVGLEPSCTATLRADWPRLLPGAASELPSRISTLAEFLDGRAVELPELTGPAMTQVHCHQHAVLGTGADRRITARLGLDNRQLDAGCCGLAGTFGFERGHWEVSVAAAERALLPAVRAAAPETLLLADGLSCRTQLTQLEPSARPLHLAEVLLRAFEEAEGAPDHSPG, encoded by the coding sequence ATGGCCTCCGATCTCGCCCGCGCCCTCGCCGCCGCCGTCCGCGGCGAGGTCCGCTTCGACGCCGCCGAGCGCGCCGTGTACGGACAGGACGCGTCGAACTACCGGCAGGTGCCGCGCGGGGTGGTGAAACCGGCCGACCGGGAGGACGTCCGGGAGGCGCTGCGGGTGTGCCGGGAGTACGGGGTGCCGGTGGTGGCGCGCGGGTCGGGGACGAGCATCGGCGGGCAGGCGATCGGGCCGGACGCGGTGGTGCTGGACTTCCGGCGGCACCTGGGGCGGGTCCTGGAGGTCGATCCGGAGCGGCGCACCGCCCGGGTCGAGCCGGGCACGGTGCTGGACGAACTCCAGCGCGCGGCACGGCCGTTCGGGCTGCGCTTCGGCCCGGACCCGTCCACCCACAGCAGGTGCACGATCGGCGGGATGATCGGCAACGACGCCTGCGGTTCGCACTCGCTGGCCTGGGGCCGCACCTCCGACAACCTGCACGCCCTCGACCTGCTGCTGGCCGACGGCACCGAGCTGTCCGTCACCGGCCCGCTGCCGCCCGCCGAGCGGGCCGCGCTGGCCGCCGTCCCGGGCCGGGCGGGCCGGCTGTACCGGGAGTTGCAGGCGCTGGCCGCCGACAACCTGGCGCTGCTGCGCCGGGCGATGCCGGTGCTGCCCCGGCGCGGTTCGGGCTACCCGCTGGACGCGCTGCTGCCCGAGCGCGGCCACGACCTGGTGCGGGCGGTCACCGGCACCGAGGGGACGTGCGCGCTGCTGCTGGGCGCGACGGTGCGGCTGGTGCCGGAACCGGCCGCCCGGGCGCTGGTGGTGGCCGGGTACCCGGACGAGACGGCGGCGGCCGACGCGGTGCCCGCGCTGCTCCCGCTGGCGCCGCTGACCTGCGAGGGCATGGCCGCCGACCTGGTGGCCGCGCTGCTGGCGTCCGGCCCGCGCCCGCCGGTGCTGGACCGGCTGCCGGACGGCGCGTGCTGGCTGTTCCTGGAGACCGGAGGCGCGACGCCCGCCGAAGCCGCCGACCGGGCCCGGCAGTTGGCGGACGCGGTGCGTCGGGAGCGGGCCGCGACGGTCGCGCTGGTGACCGACCCGGGCGAGCAGCGGGCGCTGTGGACGATCCGGGAGGCCGGGGCGGGCATCGTCACCCGGCTACCGCCGGGCCCGGACGGGCGGCCGGGCGGCGCGGCCTGGCCGGGCTGGGAGGACTCCGCCGTCCCGGTCGAGCAACTGGGCTCCTACCTGCGGCAGTTGCGGTCGCTACTGAAGCGGCACGGGCTGCGCGGGGTGCCGTACGGGCACTTCGGCGAGGGCTGCGTGCACCTGCGACTGGACTTCCCGCTGCGCGAACGGCCGCAGGCGTTCCGGGAGTTCATGACGGAGGCGGCCGATCTGGTGGTGGCGCACGGGGGTTCGCTGTCCGGCGAGCACGGCGACGGGCAGGCCCGGGCCGAGCTGCTGCCGCGAATGTTCCCGCCGCAGGTGATCGAGCTGTTCGCCCGGTTCAAGCGGATCTGGGACCCGGACGGCCTGCTGAACCCGGGCCTGCTGGTCGACCCGCGCCCGCTGGACGCCGATCTGCGCTTCCCCGGAAGGGAGTTGCCGCTCACGCTGGCCTACCCGGAGGACGGCGGCAGCCTGCGGTCGGCGGTGCACCGCTGCGTGGGCGTCGGCAAGTGCGTGGACACCTCGTCGGGGGTGATGTGCCCGAGCTACATGGTGACCGGGGAGGAGCGGCACTCGACCCGGGGGCGGGCCCGGCTGCTCGGCGAGATGCTGCGCGGCGAGCTGGTCGCCGACGGCTGGCGCTCGCCCGAGGTGCGCGAGGCGCTCGACCTGTGCCTGGGCTGCAAGGGCTGCGCGAGCGACTGCCCGGTGCACGTGGACATGGCCACCTACCGGTCCGAGTTCCTGTACCACCACTACCGGTTCCGGCCGCGCCCGGCCGCGCACCTGTCGTTCGGCTGGCTGCCGCTGTGGCTGCGGCTGGCCCACCTGGCGCCGCGCGCCGCCAACGCCGTGCTGCGCGGCCGGTTCAGCGCGCCGGTGCTCAAGCGGCTCGGCGGGGTCGACCGGCGCCGCGCGCTGCCCGCGCTGCCGCAGCGGCGGTTCGGCGCCTGGTTCCGCGACCACCGGGCCGCGCACCCGGCGGACCCGGACGCCCCGGCGGTGCTGCTGTGGCCCGACTCGATGTCCGAGCTGCTCGACCCGGCCCCGGCCCGGGCCGCCGTCCTGGTGCTGGAGCGGCTCGGCTTCCGGGTGGTGCTGCCGTCCGGCCCGGTGTGCTGCGGGCTGACCCTGATCGCCAGCGGCCAACTCGGCCTGGCCCGGCGGGTGGTGGCCCGGTCGCTGCGCAACCTGGGCGAACTGCCGCCCGACCTGCCGGTGGTGGGCCTGGAGCCGTCCTGCACGGCCACCCTGCGGGCGGACTGGCCGCGCCTGCTGCCCGGCGCGGCGTCCGAACTCCCGTCCCGGATCAGCACCCTGGCCGAGTTCCTGGACGGGCGGGCGGTGGAGCTCCCGGAGCTGACCGGTCCGGCGATGACCCAGGTGCACTGCCACCAGCACGCCGTCCTCGGCACCGGCGCCGACCGGCGGATCACCGCCCGCCTCGGCCTGGACAACCGCCAACTGGACGCCGGCTGCTGCGGGTTGGCGGGGACGTTCGGCTTCGAGCGCGGCCACTGGGAGGTGTCGGTGGCCGCCGCCGAGCGCGCCCTGCTGCCCGCCGTCCGGGCGGCGGCGCCGGAGACGCTGCTGCTCGCCGACGGTCTCAGCTGCCGCACCCAGCTCACCCAACTGGAGCCCTCCGCCCGGCCGTTGCACCTGGCGGAGGTGCTGCTGCGGGCCTTCGAGGAAGCCGAAGGAGCCCCTGATCACTCGCCCGGGTAG
- a CDS encoding arsenate reductase ArsC, giving the protein MTIDPPTPAPLASVLFVCVHNAGRSQMAAGFLAHLAGDRVEVRSAGSAPGHGVNPAAVAAMAEVGVDISTQRPKVLTAEAVEASDYVVTMGCGDACPYFPGRHYRDWPLDDPAGQGVEAVRPIRDAVRARVEELIAEIDGRTTA; this is encoded by the coding sequence ATGACCATCGACCCGCCCACGCCCGCGCCGCTCGCCTCCGTGCTGTTCGTCTGCGTCCACAACGCCGGCCGCTCGCAGATGGCGGCCGGGTTCCTCGCCCACCTCGCCGGGGACCGCGTGGAGGTGCGGTCGGCGGGCTCCGCGCCCGGGCACGGGGTGAACCCGGCGGCCGTCGCCGCGATGGCCGAGGTCGGTGTCGACATCTCGACACAGCGGCCCAAGGTGCTCACCGCCGAGGCGGTCGAAGCCTCCGACTACGTCGTCACCATGGGCTGCGGCGACGCCTGCCCGTACTTCCCCGGTCGGCACTACCGGGACTGGCCGCTGGACGACCCGGCCGGGCAGGGCGTCGAGGCCGTCCGCCCGATCCGGGACGCGGTCCGCGCCCGGGTGGAGGAGCTGATCGCCGAGATCGACGGCCGGACCACCGCCTGA
- a CDS encoding helix-turn-helix transcriptional regulator — protein sequence MMMSVDTDVMRVLSDPLRLQIVTLLARETLCTTHLVAETGARQTNLSNHLKVLRDAGVVDTEPCGRFTYYRLRPEVLEALSGQFADLAATARANADVKRSC from the coding sequence ATGATGATGTCAGTCGACACTGATGTGATGCGCGTGCTGTCCGACCCGCTCAGGCTGCAGATCGTGACCCTGCTGGCCCGCGAGACCCTGTGCACCACGCACCTGGTGGCGGAGACCGGCGCCCGCCAGACCAACCTCTCCAACCACCTCAAGGTGCTGCGGGACGCGGGCGTGGTGGACACCGAGCCGTGCGGGCGCTTCACGTACTACCGGCTGCGCCCGGAGGTGCTGGAGGCCCTGTCCGGGCAGTTCGCCGACCTCGCCGCCACCGCCCGCGCGAACGCCGACGTGAAGAGGTCCTGCTGA